The Marinobacter subterrani genome has a segment encoding these proteins:
- a CDS encoding ABC transporter transmembrane domain-containing protein, whose translation MKLVIDFIRPYRRAVAGALVALIFTAGITLGLGQGLRILVDQGLATESPENLAKAIGLFFILVLGLAFGSFARFYLVSWIGERVVADIRKKVFNHLIDLHPGFFEQNRALEIQSRFTADTTVLQSVIGSTVSIALRNALMLVGGLLLLFITNAKLASIILLGFPLVIAPILFFGRRVRALSRLSQDRVADVGSYVGENLTQIKTVQAFNHQPHDRRFFAGVSEKAFDIARQRIRQRAWLTTLAISLVMGAVGIVIWIGGLDVIHGRISPGELAAFVFYSLLVGVAAGAISEVIGELQRAAGSAARLFELLQTEPAFERRQATRNLPEPVRGELRIDHLGFSYPGRSEQPALTDFTLMVNAGETLALVGPSGAGKSTLFDLLLHFYQPEQGRILIDGVDTAELSLESLRGCFALVPQNPALFHGTVADNIRYARPDASERDVEQAARIAHAHEFIQKLPNGYETPLGDAGLGLSGGQKQRLAIARALLADAPVLLLDEATSALDAESEHLIQQAMPSLTTGRTTLVIAHRLATVRDADRIAVMDQGRLLAVGSHEALMRTNPLYQRLAKLQFRGNAA comes from the coding sequence CTGAAACTGGTTATCGACTTTATCAGGCCCTATCGCCGGGCTGTCGCCGGTGCCCTGGTGGCGCTGATCTTCACGGCCGGTATCACGCTCGGGCTAGGGCAGGGTTTACGTATCCTGGTGGATCAGGGATTAGCCACCGAGTCTCCGGAAAATCTGGCGAAGGCCATCGGGCTGTTCTTCATACTGGTACTGGGCCTGGCGTTCGGCTCGTTTGCCCGGTTCTATCTGGTGTCCTGGATCGGCGAGCGGGTTGTGGCGGATATTCGCAAAAAGGTGTTCAACCACCTGATTGATCTTCATCCGGGGTTTTTCGAGCAGAACCGTGCCCTGGAGATCCAGTCGCGGTTTACCGCTGATACCACGGTGCTGCAGTCGGTCATTGGCTCTACCGTGTCCATTGCCCTGCGCAACGCCCTGATGCTCGTCGGTGGGTTGCTGCTGCTGTTCATAACCAATGCCAAGCTCGCCAGTATCATTCTGCTGGGTTTTCCGTTGGTAATTGCGCCCATCCTGTTCTTCGGTCGGCGGGTTCGGGCGCTGTCACGGCTCAGTCAGGACCGGGTGGCGGATGTGGGCAGCTATGTGGGCGAGAACCTGACCCAGATTAAAACCGTTCAGGCCTTCAATCACCAGCCCCACGACCGCCGGTTTTTTGCCGGGGTTTCGGAAAAAGCCTTCGACATCGCCCGGCAACGTATCCGTCAACGGGCCTGGCTGACCACGTTGGCCATTTCCCTGGTGATGGGTGCCGTCGGCATCGTGATCTGGATCGGGGGTCTGGACGTGATTCACGGCCGGATCAGCCCGGGGGAGCTGGCGGCCTTTGTGTTTTACAGTCTGCTGGTGGGGGTGGCCGCCGGCGCCATCAGTGAGGTAATTGGTGAACTGCAGAGGGCAGCGGGATCGGCGGCACGGTTGTTCGAGCTGCTGCAGACTGAGCCTGCGTTCGAACGCAGACAGGCCACCCGGAACCTTCCCGAACCCGTCCGGGGCGAACTACGCATCGATCACCTGGGCTTCAGTTACCCCGGGCGTTCGGAACAGCCGGCGCTCACAGACTTCACGCTCATGGTGAACGCCGGGGAAACCCTGGCGCTGGTAGGGCCGTCTGGCGCGGGCAAATCCACGCTGTTTGATTTGCTGCTGCATTTCTACCAGCCAGAACAGGGGCGGATTCTGATCGACGGGGTGGATACGGCAGAGTTGTCCCTGGAATCCCTGCGCGGGTGCTTTGCCCTCGTGCCCCAGAACCCGGCCCTGTTTCATGGCACGGTGGCGGACAATATCCGCTATGCCCGGCCCGATGCCAGCGAGCGGGATGTGGAGCAGGCTGCCCGGATTGCCCATGCCCATGAGTTCATCCAGAAACTGCCGAACGGCTATGAGACACCCCTGGGAGACGCCGGCCTGGGGCTGTCCGGCGGCCAGAAGCAACGCCTGGCCATTGCCCGGGCCTTGCTGGCGGACGCGCCGGTTCTGCTGTTGGACGAAGCCACCAGCGCCCTGGATGCCGAGAGCGAACATCTGATCCAGCAGGCGATGCCGTCGCTCACCACCGGTCGCACCACCCTGGTGATTGCGCACCGGCTGGCCACGGTCCGGGATGCCGACCGCATTGCGGTCATGGACCAGGGCCGGCTGCTGGCGGTAGGCAGCCATGAGGCACTGATGCGTACCAATCCGCTCTATCAACGACTGGCCAAACTGCAGTTCCGGGGCAATGCCGCCTGA
- a CDS encoding ABCB family ABC transporter ATP-binding protein/permease, which translates to MRAYADNDYPADHKPDWKIISGLWPYLAEFRGRVVLSLALLVLAKLATVATPIALKYIVDYLDQSRGADMLLWIPVVLVVAYGSLRFGATLFNELRDAVFARVAERAMRRVSLRIFEHLHQRELAFHLDRKTGGLARDIERGTNGISFLLRFTLFNIVPTLLEILMVAGVLFVAFNVGYVVAILVAVVVYVVFSIRITEWRTKFVREANARDNQSNSRAIDSLLNYETVKYFNNERYEAQLYDVDLDDWEQARLKNRLSLAALNSGQALIIGLAMIVIMAMAVREVARGEITLGDFTMINAYLLQLFIPLNALGFVYREIRQALVNVERLFKLLGDKPAIQDAPNATELAVDKGEVQFDHIHFAYRPDRLILQDVNFSIPAGHTLAVVGASGAGKSTLARLLFRFYEVDQGAIRIDGQDIRTVTQDSLRSAIGVVPQDTVLFNDTLYRNLAYGRPEATEEEVYRAAHLEDFIRSLPDGYETKVGERGLKLSGGEKQRVAIARVILKNPPLLILDEATSSLDSLSEQAILGALNEVSRQRTTLVIAHRLSTIRDANTILVMDGGRIVESGSHSELLELGGHYAHLWEQQHRSGEQ; encoded by the coding sequence GTGCGCGCCTACGCCGACAACGACTACCCGGCAGATCACAAGCCGGACTGGAAAATCATTTCAGGCCTCTGGCCCTATCTTGCCGAATTCCGCGGCCGGGTGGTCCTTTCCCTCGCTTTGCTGGTGCTGGCCAAGCTGGCTACCGTCGCCACACCCATTGCCCTGAAATACATCGTTGACTACCTGGACCAGAGCCGCGGCGCCGACATGCTGCTGTGGATTCCGGTGGTTCTGGTGGTGGCCTACGGTTCGCTGCGCTTCGGAGCGACGCTGTTCAATGAGCTGCGGGATGCGGTGTTTGCCCGGGTAGCAGAACGAGCCATGCGGCGGGTGTCCCTGCGGATATTCGAGCACCTGCACCAGCGGGAACTGGCTTTCCACCTGGACCGCAAGACCGGCGGGCTGGCCCGGGATATCGAGCGGGGCACCAACGGTATCAGCTTCCTGTTGCGCTTCACCCTGTTCAATATTGTCCCCACCCTGCTGGAAATCCTGATGGTCGCCGGCGTCCTGTTTGTGGCGTTCAACGTGGGCTATGTCGTGGCCATACTGGTGGCGGTGGTAGTGTATGTGGTCTTTTCGATCAGGATCACCGAGTGGCGGACCAAATTCGTGCGCGAAGCCAATGCCCGGGATAACCAGTCGAACTCGCGGGCGATCGACAGCCTGCTGAACTATGAAACCGTCAAATATTTCAACAATGAACGCTATGAGGCGCAGTTATACGACGTCGATCTGGACGACTGGGAACAGGCCCGGTTGAAAAACCGCCTGTCCCTGGCCGCCCTGAACTCCGGCCAGGCGCTGATCATCGGTCTGGCGATGATCGTAATTATGGCCATGGCGGTTCGGGAAGTGGCCAGAGGTGAGATCACCCTGGGTGACTTCACCATGATCAACGCCTATCTGCTCCAGCTGTTCATTCCCCTGAACGCCCTGGGCTTTGTCTACCGGGAAATCCGGCAGGCCCTGGTCAATGTCGAGCGCCTGTTCAAACTGCTCGGGGATAAACCGGCCATTCAGGATGCACCGAATGCCACCGAGCTGGCTGTGGATAAAGGCGAAGTGCAGTTTGACCATATCCACTTTGCCTATCGCCCCGACCGGCTGATTCTGCAGGATGTGAACTTCTCCATTCCGGCCGGTCATACCCTGGCCGTGGTGGGCGCCAGTGGTGCGGGCAAATCCACCCTCGCCCGTCTGCTGTTCCGCTTCTACGAGGTGGACCAGGGTGCCATCCGTATCGATGGTCAGGATATCCGGACCGTGACCCAGGACAGCCTGCGGTCGGCGATTGGGGTGGTGCCCCAGGATACGGTGCTGTTCAACGACACCCTGTACCGGAACCTGGCCTATGGCCGGCCGGAAGCCACCGAGGAGGAGGTCTACCGGGCGGCCCACCTGGAAGACTTTATCCGCAGCCTGCCGGACGGTTACGAAACGAAGGTGGGCGAGCGCGGCCTGAAGCTCTCCGGTGGCGAAAAGCAGCGGGTGGCCATTGCCCGGGTGATTCTGAAGAACCCGCCGCTGCTGATTCTGGATGAGGCCACGTCCTCGCTGGATTCGCTCTCAGAGCAGGCGATCCTTGGGGCGCTCAACGAAGTCAGCCGGCAACGGACTACGCTGGTGATTGCCCATCGGCTCTCCACCATCCGCGATGCCAACACCATCCTGGTGATGGATGGCGGGCGCATTGTCGAAAGCGGCAGCCATAGCGAATTGCTGGAGCTCGGTGGCCACTACGCCCATCTTTGGGAGCAGCAGCATCGGAGTGGCGAACAGTAA
- the recD gene encoding exodeoxyribonuclease V subunit alpha produces the protein MSRNRSHTQHSDHQITLDLGDNVPPTAPASAAKSEAVDHSGLLASLAQTDALLEQWQQAEWLRPLDVGFARLIGKLAEEQGEAPRPLVLLLAALASHQVGRGHVCIDLTNLLADAGTTLSLPPEEPRDTFTEPEATQRNQVKPEDLLAGITLSRFQSALASTCTVSDGSLTTPLVLNGTRLYLRRFWRYEQRIADGILQRLALPTPLADPASAPARTLSEALGQLFRSPEPVNYQKLACALAARNRFAVITGGPGTGKTTTVVNLLAALQSVAGQSPERSGRKFRIRLAAPTGKAAARLNESIGGAVSRLPLSGLPGNVVPADIPTRVTTLHRLLGSRPDTRKFRHNRDNPLLVDILVIDEASMVDVDLMASVFDALPASAQLILLGDKDQLASVDAGAVLGELCQRAVIAHYTPDTARWLAAITAEPVPDTLIDPNGRAMDQAVAMLRKSYRFEEGSGIRKLAEAVNTSALDSAVLRQIREAEFEDVVWLNGHQPKPDLEATLEQICRHAITGSPEAFRNAGQARVVNGKELPPPVGYRHYLERMQDQDLTETSPREEWDALALQVLEAFNDFQILCALRKGPWGVEGLNDRVARHLLAEKLIPRAEGWYAGRPVLVTGNDYNLGLMNGDIGITFRVPWDKTANGEARDTLRVAFPSGDSTGGIRWISPSRLQQLETVYAMTVHKSQGSEFNHTCLVLPDRLSPVLTRELIYTGITRARNWFSLITGNQDVLRDAVGQQVVRASGLALRLGEG, from the coding sequence ATGAGCCGAAACCGCTCTCATACCCAGCATTCCGATCACCAGATTACCCTGGATCTGGGCGACAACGTGCCGCCCACGGCCCCGGCATCCGCTGCAAAGTCCGAAGCGGTGGACCATTCCGGCTTGCTGGCCAGCCTGGCACAGACCGACGCGCTGCTTGAGCAATGGCAACAGGCAGAATGGCTGCGGCCCCTGGACGTGGGCTTTGCCCGCCTGATCGGCAAGCTCGCGGAAGAGCAGGGCGAAGCCCCGAGGCCGCTGGTTCTGCTACTGGCGGCGCTGGCCTCCCATCAGGTCGGCCGGGGCCACGTCTGTATCGACCTGACCAACCTGCTGGCCGATGCCGGCACCACCCTGTCGCTGCCGCCGGAAGAACCGCGCGATACCTTCACGGAGCCGGAAGCGACGCAGCGGAACCAGGTAAAACCCGAGGATCTGCTGGCAGGCATCACCCTCTCCAGATTCCAGTCGGCCCTGGCAAGCACTTGCACGGTAAGTGATGGCTCACTTACAACACCACTGGTATTGAACGGAACCCGGCTCTACCTGCGCCGGTTCTGGCGCTATGAACAGCGCATTGCCGACGGCATTCTGCAGCGCCTGGCCCTGCCAACCCCCCTGGCAGACCCGGCGTCTGCCCCGGCCCGGACCCTGTCGGAAGCCCTTGGCCAATTGTTCCGGTCGCCGGAGCCGGTAAATTACCAGAAGCTGGCCTGCGCCCTGGCGGCCCGTAACCGCTTCGCCGTTATAACCGGCGGTCCCGGTACCGGCAAGACCACCACGGTCGTGAACCTTCTGGCGGCGTTGCAGTCGGTCGCCGGGCAATCGCCGGAACGGTCCGGCCGCAAATTCCGCATTCGTCTGGCCGCCCCGACCGGCAAGGCCGCCGCCCGCCTCAACGAATCCATCGGCGGTGCGGTCAGCCGGCTACCGCTGTCCGGACTGCCGGGCAACGTGGTGCCTGCCGATATACCGACCAGGGTCACCACGCTGCACCGGCTGCTGGGCAGCCGGCCGGATACCCGCAAGTTCCGTCATAACCGGGACAACCCGCTGCTGGTGGATATCCTGGTGATCGATGAAGCCTCCATGGTGGATGTCGACCTGATGGCCTCGGTGTTCGACGCCCTGCCCGCCAGTGCCCAACTGATCCTGCTGGGCGACAAGGACCAGTTGGCTTCGGTGGATGCCGGTGCGGTACTGGGTGAGCTGTGCCAGCGGGCTGTGATTGCCCATTACACCCCGGACACCGCCCGGTGGCTGGCGGCCATTACCGCCGAACCTGTCCCGGACACCCTCATCGACCCGAACGGCCGGGCGATGGACCAGGCCGTGGCCATGCTGCGCAAGAGCTATCGGTTCGAGGAAGGCAGTGGCATTCGCAAGCTGGCAGAAGCGGTCAACACCAGCGCTCTGGACAGCGCGGTGCTACGCCAGATCCGGGAGGCGGAGTTCGAGGATGTGGTCTGGCTCAATGGCCACCAACCAAAACCCGACCTGGAAGCAACACTGGAACAGATCTGCCGCCATGCCATTACCGGCTCACCAGAGGCTTTCCGTAACGCCGGGCAGGCTCGGGTAGTGAATGGCAAAGAGCTACCACCGCCAGTCGGTTATCGCCATTACCTGGAACGGATGCAGGATCAGGACCTGACAGAAACCAGCCCCCGCGAAGAATGGGATGCGCTTGCGCTTCAGGTTCTGGAAGCCTTCAACGACTTCCAGATTCTCTGTGCCCTGCGCAAAGGCCCCTGGGGAGTGGAAGGTCTGAACGACCGGGTCGCCCGGCATCTGCTGGCGGAAAAGCTGATCCCGAGAGCGGAAGGCTGGTACGCCGGCCGGCCGGTGCTGGTCACCGGGAATGACTACAACCTGGGCCTGATGAACGGGGATATCGGCATTACCTTTCGAGTACCCTGGGATAAGACGGCCAACGGTGAGGCCAGGGACACTCTGCGTGTCGCATTCCCGAGCGGCGACAGCACCGGTGGTATCCGCTGGATCTCGCCCAGCCGGTTGCAGCAATTGGAAACCGTGTACGCCATGACCGTGCACAAATCCCAGGGTTCCGAGTTCAACCACACCTGCCTGGTGCTGCCAGACCGGCTGAGCCCGGTACTGACCAGGGAGCTGATCTACACCGGCATCACCCGGGCCCGGAACTGGTTCAGCCTGATTACCGGCAACCAGGACGTTCTGAGGGACGCTGTCGGGCAGCAGGTAGTGCGCGCCTCCGGGCTGGCGCTTCGGCTTGGGGAAGGTTAA
- the recB gene encoding exodeoxyribonuclease V subunit beta, producing MTEPMNNRNPNLDPLALALNGSALIEASAGTGKTFTIAILYVRLVLGHGQPSDSPLQNLLPPNLLVVTFTEAATKELRDRIRTRLTQAAEVFSDAPDEAEPPAETALIYQLRDESYPDPASWPDCRKKLLLAAEWMDEAAVSTIHSFCNRMLSEHAFDSGSLFKLTLETDQSELLDEVARDYWRTFVYPLPPALMDEALSHWKTPVNLRQAVRNLIDDPGSLGTPPDSVHQAIDQVVSQRLAQSQALKAHPWSQWREEVIELLNDLNKSKRLHGGSKNAMFKVWDFLVAWAESDDLLPEKIDSAAGFKNQTPEGLDNILKGDESAPHHPAFDAIEELMAFSQNQPSAKSDILRHASHWIAGRLESEKQKRSEMGFDDLLTRLDDALHGPRGDQLAATIRRQFPVALIDEFQDTDPVQYRIFDRIYDVAGGDASTCLLMIGDPKQAIYGFRGADIYTYLQARQGVKERTYTLGKNFRSARTMVAAVNRVFEHSDQHSRDGAFLFGKGDSSPLPFQGVAANGTKRAWSIDGEVQPSLVFWTHESGEEDRDGNPKGIAKGAATADVAETCASEIARVLTLGQGGQAGFALLDHPEDLVPVAPKDIAVLVNNRNEAGAVRDALGRRRIKSVYLSDRDSVLTSREAAEMLCWLRAFAEPRQLAYIRAALATPTLGRSWQALNQLLTDELVLEREIERFIGYQQQWQKQGVLPMLRSFLMEFEVPGRLLQRPDGERRLTDILHIAELLQQDSLQLDGEHALVHHYTQILRAADEEDEHRTLRLESDAGLVKVITVHKSKGLEYPLVFLPFGTAFRAQSEKQAFVRYHDEKGKLVTVFDPAPEHVARADQERLGEDIRKLYVALTRARFATWVGTAALDHWQQSGLGYLIAGDGQNRISDCLSQLAEGRAEIRITPLPDPDETQYHEHAPEALGPALVSSREAKEDWWIASYSSIEYTGMTGTGIAFTGEVEDAQTQNLLEESGQEAGEAAEPTASHRNQHNFPKGAGPGTFLHELLEWCTQQGFQRVVDNPPLLHEQLTRRCGTRGWSDWVEPLERWLMALISRPLNLDRAGTERVSLANLTTLRPELEFWFESRNVSVRKLDQLVTAHTLNGADRPRVEETRFNGMLKGFIDLVFEHNGQYYVLDYKSNTLGEDDSAYTDQAMGNAILDKRYDLQYVLYLLALHRLLKARLPGYDYDRHIGGAVYLFLRGTHSTSGGAFTDKPPRALIEQLDALFDGEPVAVEVAA from the coding sequence ATGACTGAGCCTATGAACAACCGGAATCCGAACCTGGATCCATTGGCCCTGGCCCTGAACGGCAGTGCCCTGATCGAGGCCAGTGCCGGCACCGGCAAGACTTTCACCATCGCCATTCTGTACGTGCGCCTGGTGCTTGGCCACGGCCAGCCGTCCGACAGCCCTTTGCAGAACCTGCTGCCGCCCAACCTGCTGGTGGTGACCTTTACCGAGGCTGCCACCAAGGAACTGCGGGACCGCATCCGCACCCGCCTGACCCAGGCCGCCGAGGTGTTCTCCGATGCACCCGACGAGGCTGAGCCACCCGCAGAAACGGCGCTGATCTATCAGCTAAGGGACGAAAGCTACCCGGATCCGGCCAGCTGGCCGGACTGCCGAAAGAAACTGCTGCTGGCGGCGGAATGGATGGACGAGGCGGCGGTATCCACCATCCACAGTTTCTGCAACCGCATGCTCAGTGAGCACGCCTTCGACAGCGGCAGCCTGTTCAAACTCACCCTGGAAACCGACCAGAGCGAATTGCTGGACGAGGTTGCCCGGGATTACTGGCGCACCTTTGTCTATCCACTGCCGCCGGCCCTGATGGACGAGGCCCTGAGCCACTGGAAGACGCCGGTCAACCTGCGCCAGGCCGTGCGCAACCTGATTGATGACCCGGGCAGCCTGGGCACACCGCCGGACAGCGTTCACCAGGCCATCGACCAGGTGGTCAGCCAGCGTCTGGCACAGTCACAGGCCCTTAAGGCTCACCCCTGGAGTCAGTGGCGTGAGGAAGTCATCGAGCTGTTGAACGATCTGAACAAGAGCAAACGGCTCCATGGCGGCAGCAAGAACGCCATGTTCAAGGTCTGGGATTTTCTGGTTGCCTGGGCGGAATCCGACGACCTGTTGCCGGAAAAAATCGACAGTGCCGCGGGGTTTAAAAACCAGACGCCCGAGGGGCTCGACAACATCCTCAAAGGCGACGAATCCGCCCCCCATCACCCGGCCTTCGACGCGATCGAAGAACTCATGGCGTTCAGCCAGAACCAGCCCAGCGCCAAATCCGACATCCTGCGCCACGCCAGCCACTGGATTGCCGGGCGGCTGGAATCGGAAAAGCAGAAACGCTCGGAAATGGGCTTTGACGATCTGCTCACCCGGCTGGACGATGCTCTGCACGGCCCCCGGGGCGACCAGCTGGCGGCCACCATCCGCCGGCAATTTCCGGTCGCCCTGATCGACGAATTCCAGGACACCGACCCGGTGCAGTACCGCATTTTCGACCGCATCTACGATGTGGCGGGCGGCGATGCCAGCACCTGCCTGCTGATGATCGGGGATCCCAAGCAGGCCATTTACGGCTTCCGGGGTGCGGACATCTACACCTACCTGCAGGCCAGGCAGGGTGTGAAGGAGCGAACCTACACACTCGGCAAGAACTTCCGCTCTGCCAGAACCATGGTGGCGGCGGTCAACCGGGTCTTCGAACACAGCGACCAGCACAGCCGGGACGGCGCCTTCCTGTTCGGCAAGGGCGACAGCTCACCGCTGCCGTTCCAGGGCGTGGCCGCAAACGGCACCAAACGGGCATGGTCGATCGACGGCGAGGTTCAACCCAGCCTGGTGTTCTGGACCCACGAATCCGGCGAAGAGGACCGGGACGGCAACCCCAAGGGCATTGCCAAGGGCGCCGCCACGGCCGATGTGGCGGAAACCTGCGCCAGCGAGATCGCCCGTGTGCTGACCCTGGGCCAGGGCGGGCAGGCGGGTTTTGCCTTGCTGGATCATCCGGAGGATCTGGTGCCGGTTGCCCCGAAAGACATCGCGGTTCTGGTGAACAACCGCAACGAGGCCGGCGCCGTGCGGGACGCCCTGGGCCGCCGGCGCATCAAGAGTGTGTACCTGTCGGATCGGGATTCGGTGCTGACCTCCCGGGAAGCAGCCGAAATGCTGTGCTGGCTGCGGGCGTTTGCCGAGCCCCGGCAACTGGCCTACATCCGCGCGGCCCTGGCCACGCCCACCCTGGGTCGGTCCTGGCAAGCCCTGAATCAGTTGCTCACCGACGAGCTCGTGTTGGAGCGGGAAATCGAACGCTTTATCGGCTATCAGCAGCAATGGCAGAAGCAGGGGGTTCTGCCCATGCTGCGCAGTTTCCTGATGGAGTTCGAGGTTCCGGGCCGGTTGCTGCAGCGGCCTGACGGCGAACGGCGACTCACCGACATCCTGCACATTGCCGAGCTGCTGCAGCAGGACAGCCTGCAACTGGACGGCGAACATGCCCTGGTGCACCACTACACCCAGATCCTGCGAGCGGCGGACGAGGAAGACGAGCACCGTACCCTGCGGCTGGAAAGCGATGCCGGCCTGGTGAAGGTCATCACCGTGCACAAATCCAAGGGCCTGGAGTACCCCCTGGTGTTCCTGCCGTTCGGCACCGCCTTTCGCGCCCAGAGTGAAAAGCAGGCTTTCGTGCGCTATCACGATGAGAAGGGCAAGCTGGTCACCGTGTTCGACCCGGCGCCGGAGCATGTAGCCAGGGCCGACCAGGAACGCCTGGGCGAAGATATCCGTAAACTCTACGTGGCCCTGACCCGGGCCCGTTTCGCCACCTGGGTGGGCACGGCGGCCCTGGACCACTGGCAGCAAAGCGGCCTGGGCTACCTGATTGCGGGTGACGGGCAGAACCGTATCAGCGACTGCCTGAGTCAGCTGGCAGAGGGCCGGGCAGAGATCCGTATTACGCCGTTACCGGATCCGGACGAGACGCAATACCACGAACATGCCCCGGAGGCCCTCGGCCCGGCGCTGGTCTCCTCCCGGGAGGCAAAAGAGGACTGGTGGATTGCCAGTTACTCGTCCATCGAATACACCGGCATGACCGGCACCGGGATCGCCTTCACCGGTGAGGTGGAAGACGCTCAGACCCAGAACCTGCTGGAAGAAAGCGGCCAGGAGGCAGGAGAAGCGGCAGAACCGACAGCTTCGCACCGCAACCAGCACAACTTCCCCAAAGGCGCCGGCCCCGGCACCTTCCTGCACGAACTGCTGGAGTGGTGCACGCAACAGGGGTTCCAGCGGGTTGTGGATAACCCACCCCTGCTTCATGAGCAACTGACCCGACGCTGCGGGACCCGTGGCTGGAGTGACTGGGTGGAGCCGCTGGAGCGGTGGCTGATGGCATTGATCAGCAGACCGTTGAACCTGGACCGGGCCGGCACTGAACGCGTCAGCCTGGCCAACCTGACCACCCTGCGCCCGGAACTGGAGTTCTGGTTTGAAAGCCGCAACGTCAGCGTCCGGAAACTGGACCAGCTGGTGACCGCGCACACCCTGAACGGCGCAGACCGGCCCCGGGTCGAGGAGACCCGATTCAACGGCATGCTCAAGGGCTTTATCGATCTGGTGTTCGAACACAACGGGCAGTATTACGTGCTGGACTACAAATCCAATACCCTGGGCGAGGATGACAGCGCCTATACCGACCAGGCCATGGGCAACGCCATTCTGGATAAACGCTACGACCTGCAATACGTGCTCTATCTGCTGGCCCTGCACCGGCTGCTCAAGGCGCGGCTGCCGGGTTATGACTATGACCGGCACATCGGCGGTGCGGTGTACCTGTTTCTGCGCGGAACCCATTCCACCTCTGGCGGTGCCTTTACCGACAAGCCGCCCAGGGCACTGATTGAGCAGCTGGACGCGCTGTTCGATGGCGAACCGGTAGCCGTGGAGGTGGCCGCATGA